The window GTCTGTCGGTGCGATCCGATTCGGAGAACGGCACTTTTTCGTTTAACCCGTATACGGAGCTGGAGCTGGCCCATACAATGGCGGGTTGCGGGTCGGAGTTTTTGCAGGCTTCAAGAAGGGTAACGAGACCGGCGATGTTGCTGTGTACGTAAGACAGGGGATTCTCCATGGCGTATCGTACACCGGCCTGCGCAGCCAAGTGCATCACGTGGGTGAAGCGTACGATCTCGAAGAGCTTGGCTAACAAGCGAGCGTCGTTGACATCGCCTTCCACGATGAAGATTTTGTGGGAATCAAGGAGGCTTCTTCGGGCCGTTTTCAATGAAGGGTCGTAGTAGTTGTTGAAATTGTCCAACCCAACGACGCCATCCCCACGTTTCTTCAGGGCAATCGACACGTGGGATCCTACAAATCCGGCGGCGCCGGTGACGAGCACGGTGACCCCGTTCTGCCTTTGAATCTTCGCGGAGGACCTGACCTGATGCTCCCAGTGGACACCGCCCCACGCGGTGGAGAAGAACCTGCTACCGGAATCGACGAATGATTGGAAACTCAGATACGCCGCCGTCAACGCCACCAAGAACAGAGCCCATAGGAACATCGTACTCGTCGACGCAAAGCACCGGTGGAACTGTCGGTGCATTGTACGCGATTTATCCTTGAATTTCCCCGGCGTAGAAGGCAGGAGCAACTCTTCCTCGGCTAAGGACcgcataatttttttattttattttattttaatttcgaataaaagaagaagaaattcttCCAACTCCTTCCCGATTGAGAAAAATCCCAGATAACAAATCAAGAAACAGGTCGAAAGCTAAGAAGAGGTAGAATTAAAGAAGAGGAACAGATGCAAAATTGAAAAGTAAAATGCACCTGCCAAAAAAAGGAAGGATGGAAGGATGGATATATAATGGGAGATCAGACCACCACAGAAGAGATGAGAACATGGGAGAAGACGCGTTAACGCGTCAAAGGACGGCCAATTCCTACCAAGGAGAGAGAAATGGgatttacataataaaaaaaaatagagtggATACTgaagaaaaatgttatttttgacTTCCTGTTTCGGGAGAGAAGTAATGGTGACGCTTGATATCATGTTTTATGGATTGGATTCTAGATTTAATACATATACGGCGCACTTTTTCAATTACAAGGattcatatcaaaatttaatttatcatcccaaatatatatatatatatagacaagcATTTATATCAACAATACGTATTTTGTGATATGTTttcaacaatatatttatattaacaaTATCTATATTGTGAAACAAtctcataaatttatatttataagatGAACTGAATcgatcaatattcaaaattaaatttttgacataaaaattattatattttcattaaaataggATAAGTCAGATCAAGTCGAtgattcatctcacaaaattaattcttaatgttctctcacaaaattttttgtgttttatcaataatatttttttagtaatatACAGCTAACCATTAAATATATAAGCTACTCTACACAACTTTTTATATACAATTAAAACACtcactaaataataataaaaaattcttgTATAATTgacttttataattttattcttaattttaATCTGTACCGATTAATTGAAAGTGAGTGATAACTTGGTAGTATTACTTCGTCTCCTCAAAATTATTGGTTAGCGCGTAACAACATATGTGCAGAAAATCAACTATAATATTCCAGTCTACATGTCTATAACTCGCatacaattatttattataaaaattaacgtGAGCTTGTTTTACGGATCGATTTTAcgatacatatattatatttaggtcacatatacaaaattattacttttattataaatatggacgTGATTGATtcgtttaattaataaatatcagTGAGACCATTTGACAGTAGACATATGATTTATCGATGGACACATCGCCACTAAACTGCATCATGTCGTTGCTTAAAATTACGAGTTTCCACTCTATGAtagaaattttataatttaattagtacCCCATGAGTCATTGGCTGTATACATAttgtttattgaatttattaataCATTGTTGATCCTCAATGTGGAAGGCATATTATCTAATAATCTGTTTCACATGCAATAGATAATTATATAGTAGGGACAATTTTGTAAATTGAACTTCTCATTGATTTAGAACATGCCCTCCTCCACCGCTACTAATAGTTAAAGCTGGTCCAGCGGTCGCCAGTTGCTGCATGATTATTCCAGTGGTGGATGACGGCTGGTCCCAGCTAAGCCGTCACACAGAATTAGACCTTTTTTTTAACCTTTGTGGGCCTCGGGTCGGGCACTCGACAATTCCGACAGTCATTTCAACTATACGAATCCGACTCGAAATTGTCGGATACTCGCTAAAAGCTAAAAATGTATTCAATATAAATAGTCATGccttttcaaataaaaaaaatggagggTAAATTATAGTGATACCTCATGAATGGGTCCATCAAAATCCGGCCCAAACTCTCGGTCCATCCcaggctcaggacaatttcgaaagctgcgtctggactagtgacacttgcagGAATCGGACTTTAAATTTCTCGTGAGTAccacttggcgccgtctgtgggaagtttgagctgagacgtagagatggcaGGTAGGAGAGGGAGCGGAAGAACTAACACAGCATCGTCGCGTCCTCAGATGTGACCCGAACAATCTTATGTTGAGGAGAGGCAGGAACAACCACGTCTTGAGACGAGGCAGGAACAACCACGTCTTGAGACGAGGCAGGAACAACTTCGTCAAGAGACAAGAGCCGAACAATCTCGTCAGGAGACAAGATCCGAACGGCCTCGTCAAGAAACCGAGGCCGAGCAACCCCCTCCCAATGAGaacgtggggaacttgaccTTGGAACAATTGGGCCAGTTCATCACCAGACAGTAGACGAAGCCATGAAGAGGAACCAAAAGTCTATGTCTGTTGAAGGACAAGCCACTCGCCAAGAGCGAGATGAGAATGTGGAGGGCCTTCAGAGCAGGGTTGAAGAGACGCGACCCCTCCCAAGTGAAGAGAATCTAGAGATGGAAGAGATGTGGAAGGAGATATGGATGTTAAGGCAGCAATTGGGATACAGAGCTCCAGCGCCCAAGAAAGAGAGTCCATTTTCGCCCGTCATTTTGGAAGAAGAGCTTCCTCCAAGTTTTCGACAATCAAGCGTAAGAGATTATGATGGGCGTACTAACCCAGAAGAGTATTTGGAAAGGTTTGAGAACGCAGCCCTGTTGTATCAGTATTCAGATGGAGTCAAGTGTTgggtgtttctgggcacgttAGTGAGGTCAACAccttgcagcccaactccatacgatctttcgaggatttttctGCCGCCTTCTTGCACCGATTCGCTAGCAGTAAGAGGCACCAGAAAAACTATTTGAGCCTGTTCGTAGTAAAACAACAAGAAGCGGAAACTTTGCGAGAGTTTGTCCAGTGTTTCAACAACGCAGCGCTGGAGATACCAGCGGCCACtcctgacatcatgataagtgcctttacccAGGGACTTAGAGGAGGGGAGTTCTTTAAATCGTTGGTCAATAAACCTCCATCAAGTTATGATGATTTGTTATCTCGGGcggaaaaatatataaatctagAAGATGCCCAGCGGCATaagaggatggagcagcggCCTGGGGAAATTAGAGTTGAGGGAGCGGAAAGAGGAGGTAGGAAGAGAAGTGCGGGAGAGAGAGGAGGATAAAGCTAGGAGCATAGGACAATTCTCATCTCATGCTCCTCTGGATAGGAGTCGTGACAAGGTGATGGAGGTGAGAGAGCCAAAGGGGAAGGAGAGAAGTCGCAAAAGGTTGAGAGCAGTGGTAGATTGCCTTCGCGGGACAGACGAGAAGGATCCTCATCTAGGAGTCGACAGAGGTCTCGCCCATCTCCTAGGAGTGGCCAAGGCCCTCCGTGGATAAATCAGAGGGTCGGGGAGCAGAGAAGGGAAGGTCGAGGTCAAGATGTCCCTCAGGAGCCCGTTAAACCGAGGACAGCACAGTTAATCGAACTTcgaacctacgattcagttcgacttgagagggggagactggtgatatTCCAGGAATGGGCACATACAAATCCGGCCCAAACTCTCGGCCCATCCCTAACACAGGTAGAGGGCCCATGACAGGCtcatgtattctcctataaataccatgtTTGAACATATGATTCAGactttcaatatattatttttcagcagcacccttagctgctccccctcATATCCTTAGTCTCTGAcctgagcgtcggaggggctacgccgggacaccctcctggcctctttctaacggtcttcttcgtgatttcaggctcaggacaatttcGAAACCTGCGTCTCGACTATTGACACTTGCCGGAATCGGACCTTAAATTTCTCTTGAGTATCATAGAGTAAAATTCATCTTTCAAAgtttgttttaaaattcagtCCATCTCAAATATAATTTGGGAATTGATATAAGATAATAACCAAACTATAGTTTTCACCACTTACAAAACTCATTTTACGTTTTTACCCTTtgttatttatgtaaatatttaattatattctcTTTCAACCAAATCCATCCGCCCGAATAATTTTCTCCTCCCATAAACAAAAATTTATCAGCTCCTACCCGAGCAAATCCATATGCTCGATCTATCATCCTTCCTTCTAGCTTCAAAAAAGGTGATTGAAGGTAAAGACCAGTCTTTTATTCTGATTGTGTTTtagtaattttgaaaataactttaaatgggtattaaattcaatttatagaaaaatgatattctgattttttCCACATTTATCGTTTTTATCTGTGAGTAATGAATGTGAGAGTGTTGTTGTTCAACCTACCAACTTATTTAGAATTCTTGAGAGATTTGTGTTGAACCTATATGGTCAAGAAAATAGCGGATCTGTGTTTTCATGAATATGTGCATATTGTTGGTCACATGTCATgcattttatgtgtttgatgatttgttttatttatgagAAGCAATTCAACCGATTGTGTTttattgttatgattttgtttCGAGTAAGCACTTATTTTGACCTACAAAATacctaatttaaattttcagatacttgCTTTTGTCCTTTGAATACTAAAATATGTatgaaaataattgattttcGAGTAGTCAACAAAAATCTAATCACGGTTAGCAGTAGTGATCAAACCGCTTTTATTGACTATGAGTTTGTTTTGATATTGATTTAATAACAACTATCTTATGCCCTTTTTATACTTCTCACTTGATTTATTTTGTGCGCGATTTTTTTGTGACTTCGCATACTTTTTATCaaacaattttgaaaacaaTTGTTGAATTATTAGGATGATTTTGTAGTTACATTTTTCTAAAATCAATACCGAAATAATTGGATAATTGTGTTGAAATATAATGTGTATAAAAAAGGTTTCTGCGTCAATATTGTCTGAGCACATATGGCGATTTGGTTCgattgtgatttattttatgtaattcaaTTATCTCCATTATTTGagttattataaaaatttaaaaattgtagaaatcatttttttttatgtccaTTGTTTTTTACGCCTAAATCGacaatttttaatatttcagaTATTAGACGATCGATTTATTGATGATGTAATTCGGATCTGGGagttcaattttttcatttcttggaAGTTGTCGCTACATCAATAGtctttatttgatttcaattcCTAATGGCGCATCTCTATTAAAGATATTCCAGCGTTTAGGACGAAAATGTGCTGCTATTAATCCCGAATTAACGGTATTGCAATACACAACATCCCATGAGAAGATTGCAGTAACCCTAAACGAAGTTGATGATGTCTGAAACATGATAAACTTTCATAGTtgtttgaaattaaatataatcaaattgagagccactacaacaaaaatgacttttcgcagcgcgcaaatacaCTCTccgcggcgcacattgcacgctgcgaaattgcaagctgttgaaagttcaagattatccgcagcgtgcatgcgcacgctgttaatactattatcaacggcgtgcatatgtacgctgttaat of the Primulina huaijiensis isolate GDHJ02 chromosome 1, ASM1229523v2, whole genome shotgun sequence genome contains:
- the LOC140982253 gene encoding UDP-glucuronate 4-epimerase 1-like gives rise to the protein MRSLAEEELLLPSTPGKFKDKSRTMHRQFHRCFASTSTMFLWALFLVALTAAYLSFQSFVDSGSRFFSTAWGGVHWEHQVRSSAKIQRQNGVTVLVTGAAGFVGSHVSIALKKRGDGVVGLDNFNNYYDPSLKTARRSLLDSHKIFIVEGDVNDARLLAKLFEIVRFTHVMHLAAQAGVRYAMENPLSYVHSNIAGLVTLLEACKNSDPQPAIVWASSSSVYGLNEKVPFSESDRTDRPASLYAATKKAGEEITHTYNHIYGLSITGLRFFTVYGPWGRPDMAYFSFTRNILQGKPITVYRGKDRADLARDFTYIDDIVKGCVASLDTAKRSTGSGGKKRGPAQYRIFNLGNTSPVTVPLMVEILEKHLKVKAKKNMVDMPGNGDVPFTHANISSAQKELGYKPVTDLQTGLKKFVKWYLSYHGHNHRKNL